CATAAGAAGCGCCGCACCGTCTTGGAACAGGCCAGTGGCTACCGCGGTCAGCGGTCGCGCCTGTACCGCAAGGCCAAGGAGCAGGTCACCCACTCGATGGGTTACAGCTACCGCGACCGTCGGGCTCGCAAGGGCGACTTCCGTCGTCTGTGGATCCAGCGGATCAACGCGGCATGCCGCGCAAACGGCATGACCTACAACAGGTTCATTCAGGGCCTGAAGGCTGCCGAGATCGAGGTTGACCGTCGCATGCTCGCCGAGCTCGCCGTCAACGACGCTCCGGCCTTTGCCCAGCTGGTGGAGCTCGCCAAGGCCAACGTGCCCGCGCAGCCGGCCGCCAACGCCGATTCCTCGGCTGCCTGAGCTCGTCCACGACACTGAACGCCGATCGAGCCGACGTGCTGACCAACCCCCGCGCAGAGCGGGTGCGGTCAGTACGTGCGCTCGGTCGGCGTTCGGCACGTGAGCGGGCCGGGCGATTCGTCGCCGAAGGCCCGCAAGCGGTCCGGGAGGCACTTCGGTGTGCGGCCGAGAGCGTGATCGATATTTATGTCGATGACACCGGACTGGACCGCTATCCAGACCTCCTAGCGGTAGCAGGCCGGGCCGGAGTATCAGTGCACGCGGCCAGCACCGCCGTCCTTGCGGCCATGGCTGACACCGAGCATCCGCAGGGGCTTCTGGCGGTCTGCCGGAGTATCGACGTTCCGCTCGCTGAGGCGTTCTCGAACGCTCGCCGCGTCATCATCCTGAGCAATGTGCGCGACCCAGGAAACGCCGGCACGGTAATTCGCGGGGCGGATGCAGCCGGCGCCGACGCGGTGATCGTGACCGCGGACAGCGTCGATATCTATAACCCCAAAGTCGTCCGCTCAACAGCCGGCTCGCTGTGGCACCTGCCCATCAGCCGAGGCGCTGATGCCGAGTCGGTGCTGGCCGTTGCCCGGGATCATGAATTGTTGGTCTTCGCCGCGGACGGGTCCGGTACGGATCTGCTTCCTGACGTTGACCTCACCACTCCGCATGCCTGGCTCATGGGTAATGAGGCATGGGGGCTACCCGAGGATCTGCGCGCCAGGTGCGATCGAGTCGTGCGGGTGCCCATCTATGGTCAGGCCGAGTCCCTCAACCTGGCGATGGCCGCGACGCTGTGCCTGTACGCCTCCGCCGAGGCCGCGCGATAACCAGGTGAAGCAGCCGACGGCCCGTCGATAGACTTCTGCCGATCTGCCTGCGAATCGACCACATTCGTCAGGCCTGTGCCGCCTAGTGGTGAAATGAGAGCGATGTCGGGCCCCAACACGCAGTACGACCCGGTCGAGGTCAATGCCCTTGATCCGGACACCATCGAACAGGCGGTGACCGACGCTCTTGCGGCGATTTCCGGTGCTGGCTCGTTGGAAGAGTTGAAGGCAATCCGCCCCCAGCACCAGGGCGACAA
This genomic window from Demetria terragena DSM 11295 contains:
- the rplT gene encoding 50S ribosomal protein L20; the encoded protein is MARVKRAVNAHKKRRTVLEQASGYRGQRSRLYRKAKEQVTHSMGYSYRDRRARKGDFRRLWIQRINAACRANGMTYNRFIQGLKAAEIEVDRRMLAELAVNDAPAFAQLVELAKANVPAQPAANADSSAA
- a CDS encoding TrmH family RNA methyltransferase, with protein sequence MLTNPRAERVRSVRALGRRSARERAGRFVAEGPQAVREALRCAAESVIDIYVDDTGLDRYPDLLAVAGRAGVSVHAASTAVLAAMADTEHPQGLLAVCRSIDVPLAEAFSNARRVIILSNVRDPGNAGTVIRGADAAGADAVIVTADSVDIYNPKVVRSTAGSLWHLPISRGADAESVLAVARDHELLVFAADGSGTDLLPDVDLTTPHAWLMGNEAWGLPEDLRARCDRVVRVPIYGQAESLNLAMAATLCLYASAEAAR